CGAGACCGGCTTTGTGACGGGACTCAACGCGGAGAACAGCCAGGGCTTCTGGTTCCAGTTGACGCAGGCGCAACGGCAGGAGGCGAACGCGTCGTGGGGACCACAAAATCCACAGACGCTCAATCGCTACGCCTATGGATTGAACAACTCTGTCAAGTACACCGATCCGACCGGACACTGTCCGATGTGTGCCGCAGGAGCACTCGTCTTCGTCCCAGGCGTTGGACAAATCTTACTCGCTAGTGGCGTTATCTTTTTGACTGGGGTCGCAATCTACCAAGCCATTCAAATCGGAAAGGACCTCCATGAACATGCACTCTATGCTAAAACGACCAAAGGCCAGCTCGAAAAAGCCTCTCGTTCAGAGCAAAAGCTTATCAAGGAGCATGAGGATAAGCTCAAAGACTACTTACGTGATCCCGACGCATATGATAACGATGGACGACTGAGCCGTGCTCGAACGCCGGAAGAGCGTCGCAAGATTATTGCGGGGCGCACAAAGGTGTTACGCGAGGCGATCGAGCGGCACAAGAAGGAGCTGGAGAAAATACGGGAACGGTTAGCTGAGTTGGAGTAATATCATGCGAAGTGCTAGCATCCTATCACCATAACCAGCGTGCTTTACTCCTTCCAGGGCTGAGGTAGAAGACATTGAGCGGTACCCATAGTATGCTGCAAAGTGAACGCTGTCTAGCTGCAGTGCTCATATTTGCAGCCCCGATTCTTCGGACATACATGCAAGGGTCAGGTTAGAAGCACACATGGACAAGTATAGCAACCTCAAAGAGCAGCCAACTGTTGTTCACTTTGTCGAATC
This is a stretch of genomic DNA from Kallotenue papyrolyticum. It encodes these proteins:
- a CDS encoding RHS repeat-associated core domain-containing protein, encoding MYEEDLQTGVTRSLYQFNGQIIAQRSSDSGGLIYLHGDHLGSVSLATNASGAVVSRQDFDPWGSIRSGGIPQTALNYTGQRRDGTGLLYYHARYYDPVLARFISADSVVPGAPDGGMDGVALKPLTVDFHETGFVTGLNAENSQGFWFQLTQAQRQEANASWGPQNPQTLNRYAYGLNNSVKYTDPTGHCPMCAAGALVFVPGVGQILLASGVIFLTGVAIYQAIQIGKDLHEHALYAKTTKGQLEKASRSEQKLIKEHEDKLKDYLRDPDAYDNDGRLSRARTPEERRKIIAGRTKVLREAIERHKKELEKIRERLAELE